In the Cryptomeria japonica unplaced genomic scaffold, Sugi_1.0 HiC_scaffold_84, whole genome shotgun sequence genome, one interval contains:
- the LOC131864366 gene encoding germin-like protein 8-2 — protein MANRMIYFTLGLFLLICCYSDRVMAGDPDPLQDFCVADEESNVLVNGFVCKDPMQVSANDFFFRGLGQAGNTDNDVGSNVTMANVKQIPGLNTFGISLVRIDYAQNVGHENAVAIAGLSSQFPGVQTIANSLFAANPPLPDSVLSKAFRITQELGYWRPLVPFIASVLDISMSSSYSKD, from the exons ATGGCTAACCGCATGATTTACTTCACGTTGGGACTTTTTCTGTTGATATGCTGTTACAGCGACAGGGTCATGGCAGGGGATCCGGATCCCTTGCAAGATTTCTGCGTTGCAGATGAGGAAAGCAACG TTTTGGTGAACGGGTTCGTTTGCAAAGACCCAATGCAAGTTTCAGCAAACGATTTCTTCTTCCGGGGACTTGGGCAGGCAGGGAACACCGACAATGATGTGGGCTCCAACGTAACGATGGCGAACGTTAAACAGATACCAGGCCTCAATACGTTTGGAATATCGTTGGTCCGCATCGACTACGCA cagaatgtggggCATGAAAATGCAGTGGCCATAGCTGGATTGAGCAGCCAGTTTCCCGGAGTTCAGACAATCGCCAATTCTCTGTTTGCGGCGAATCCCCCTCTCCCCGATTCCGTTTTGAGCAAGGCCTTCCGCATCACCCAGGAACTG GGTTATTGGCGTCCTCTTGTGCCATTCATAGCATCTGTTTTGGACATCAGCATGTCCTCATCATATTCCAAAGATTGA